A section of the Pan paniscus chromosome 11, NHGRI_mPanPan1-v2.0_pri, whole genome shotgun sequence genome encodes:
- the DNAI1 gene encoding dynein axonemal intermediate chain 1 isoform X8, translating to MLPASAKAPHKQPRKQSISIGRGTRKRDEDSGTEVGEGTDEWAQSKATVRPPDQLELTDAELKEEFTRILTANNPHAPQNIVRYSFKEGTYKPIGFVNQLAVHYTQVGNLIPKDSDEGRRQHYRDELVAGSQESVKVISETGDLEEDEEPKELETEPGSQTDVPAAGAGEKVTEEELMTPKQPKERKLTNQFNFSERASQTYNNPVRDRECQTEPPPRTNFSATANQTDDLIKLSQAAKIMERMVNQNTYDDIAQDFKYYDDAADEYRDQVGTLLPLWKFQNDKAKRLSVTALCWNPKYRDLFAVGYGSYDFMKQSRGMLLLYSLKNPSFPEYMFGSNSGVMCLDIHVDHPYLVAVGHYDGNVAIYNLKKPHSQPSFCSSAKSGKHSDPVWQVKWQKDDMDQNLNFFSVSSDGRIVSWTLVKRKLVHVDVIKLKVEGSTTEVPEGLQLHPVGCGTAFDFHKEIDYMFLVGTEEGKIYKCSKSYSSQFLDTYDAHNTSVDTVSWNPYHTKVFMSCSSDWTVKIWDHTIKTPMFIYDLNSAVGDVAWAPYSSTVFAAVTTDGKGQAIQGPAKRGIIHPMRLQGGNGAVHLGGESTLGDEMPWSSYFLCCMVGS from the exons AGCATCAGCATAGGCAGAGGAACCAGGAAGAGA GATGAAGATTCAGGGACTGAAGTGGGAGAAGGCACAGATGAATGGGCCCAATCCAAAGCCACAGTTAGACCCCCTGACCAGCTGGAGTTGACCGATGCG GAGTTAAAGGAGGAGTTCACTCGGATTTTGACAGCCAACAACCCACATGCACCCCAGAACATTGTCAGGTACAGCTTCAAA GAAGGCACATATAAGCCTATTGGCTTTGTGAACCAACTGGCAGTTCACTACACCCAGGTTGGGAACCTGATCCCCAAAGACTCAGATGAAGGACGGAGGCAGCATTACCGCGATGAATTAGTGGCAG GTTCTCAGGAGTCTGTCAAGGTGATTTCAGAAACAGGAGACCTCGAAGAAGATGAAGAGCCCAAGGAGTTAGAAACTGAGCCTGGGAGTCAAACAGATGTGCCTGCAGCTGGG GCAGGTGAAAAAGTGACTGAAGAAGAATTGATGACTCCTAAGCAGCCCAAGGAGAGAAAGCTCACTAACCAGTTCAACTTCAGTGAGAGGGCCTCACAGACCTACAACAACCCTGTCCGG GATCGAGAATGCCAGACGGAGCCTCCTCCCAGGACAAACTTTTCAGCCACAGCCAATCAG ACTGATGATCTCATCAAATTGTCCCAAGCTGCTAAGATCATGGAGCGGATGGTCAACCAGAATACATATGATGACATTGCTCAAG ATTTTAAGTACTATGACGATGCTGCTGATGAATACCGGGACCAGGTGGGTACCCTGCTGCCGCTCTGGAAGTTCCAAAATGACAAAGCCAAGCGCCTGTCCGTCACTGCCCTCTGCTG GAATCCAAAGTACAGGGATCTGTTTGCAGTGGGATATGGCTCTT ATGACTTCATGAAGCAGAGCCGGGGCATGCTGCTGCTCTACAGCCTGAAGAACCCCAGCTTCCCCGAGTACATGTTCGGCAGCAACAGTGGCGTCATGTGTCTCGACATCCACGTGGACCACCCCTACCTGGTGGCAGTGGGCCACTATGATGGCAACGTGGCCATTTACAACCTGAAGAAGCCCCACTCCCAGCCCTCCTTCTGCAGCTCAGCCAAGTCTGGCAAGCACTCAGACCCTGTGTGGCAG GTCAAGTGGCAGAAGGATGACATGGACCAAAACCTTAACTTCTTCTCTGTGTCATCTGACGGCAGGATTGTGTCTTGGACTCTCGTGAAG AGAAAGCTGGTTCACGTAGATGTCATCAAGCTGAAGGTGGAAGGCAGCACCACGGAAGTTCCTGAGGGGTTGCAGCTGCACCCAGTGG GTTGTGGCACTGCCTTTGACTTCCACAAAGAGATTGACTACATGTTCCTAGTGGGCACAGAGGAGGGAAAAATCTACAAG TGCTCTAAATCCTACTCCAGCCAATTCCTCGACACCTATGACGCCCACAACACGTCAGTGGACACTGTGTCCTGGAACCCATACCACACCAAGGTCTTCATGTCCTGCAGCTCCGACTGGACAGTGAAGATCTGGGACCACACCATCAA GACCCCGATGTTCATCTATGACCTGAACTCAGCCGTGGGTGATGTGGCCTGGGCGCCATACTCTTCTACTGTGTTCGCAGCAGTCACCACAGATGGGAAG GGGCAAGCCATCCAGGGTCCAGCCAAAAGAGGAATCATTCATCCCATGAGGCTTCAGGGAGGAAACGGAGCTGTTCACCTTGGAGGAGAAAGCACTCTGGGGGATGAGATGCCATGGAGCAGTTATTTCCTCTGCTGTATGGTGGGAAGCTAG
- the DNAI1 gene encoding dynein axonemal intermediate chain 1 isoform X5, with protein sequence MLPASAKAPHKQPRKQSISIGRGTRKRDEDSGTEVGEGTDEWAQSKATVRPPDQLELTDAELKEEFTRILTANNPHAPQNIVRYSFKEGTYKPIGFVNQLAVHYTQVGNLIPKDSDEGRRQHYRDELVAVSYQGSQESVKVISETGDLEEDEEPKELETEPGSQTDVPAAGAGEKVTEEELMTPKQPKERKLTNQFNFSERASQTYNNPVRDRECQTEPPPRTNFSATANQWEIYDAYVEELEKQEKTKEKEKAKTPVAKKSGKMAIRKLTSMESQTDDLIKLSQAAKIMERMVNQNTYDDIAQDFKYYDDAADEYRDQVGTLLPLWKFQNDKAKRLSVTALCWNPKYRDLFAVGYGSYDFMKQSRGMLLLYSLKNPSFPEYMFGSNSGVMCLDIHVDHPYLVAVGHYDGNVAIYNLKKPHSQPSFCSSAKSGKHSDPVWQVKWQKDDMDQNLNFFSVSSDGRIVSWTLVKRKLVHVDVIKLKVEGSTTEVPEGLQLHPVGCGTAFDFHKEIDYMFLVGTEEGKIYKCSKSYSSQFLDTYDAHNTSVDTVSWNPYHTKVFMSCSSDWTVKIWDHTIKTPMFIYDLNSAVGDVAWAPYSSTVFAAVTTDGKGQAIQGPAKRGIIHPMRLQGGNGAVHLGGESTLGDEMPWSSYFLCCMVGS encoded by the exons AGCATCAGCATAGGCAGAGGAACCAGGAAGAGA GATGAAGATTCAGGGACTGAAGTGGGAGAAGGCACAGATGAATGGGCCCAATCCAAAGCCACAGTTAGACCCCCTGACCAGCTGGAGTTGACCGATGCG GAGTTAAAGGAGGAGTTCACTCGGATTTTGACAGCCAACAACCCACATGCACCCCAGAACATTGTCAGGTACAGCTTCAAA GAAGGCACATATAAGCCTATTGGCTTTGTGAACCAACTGGCAGTTCACTACACCCAGGTTGGGAACCTGATCCCCAAAGACTCAGATGAAGGACGGAGGCAGCATTACCGCGATGAATTAGTGGCAG TATCCTACCAAGGTTCTCAGGAGTCTGTCAAGGTGATTTCAGAAACAGGAGACCTCGAAGAAGATGAAGAGCCCAAGGAGTTAGAAACTGAGCCTGGGAGTCAAACAGATGTGCCTGCAGCTGGG GCAGGTGAAAAAGTGACTGAAGAAGAATTGATGACTCCTAAGCAGCCCAAGGAGAGAAAGCTCACTAACCAGTTCAACTTCAGTGAGAGGGCCTCACAGACCTACAACAACCCTGTCCGG GATCGAGAATGCCAGACGGAGCCTCCTCCCAGGACAAACTTTTCAGCCACAGCCAATCAG TGGGAGATCTATGATGCCTATGTAGAGGAACTTGAGAAGCAGGAAAAGaccaaagagaaggagaaggcaaAGACCCCAGTGGCTAAAAAATCAGGGAAGATGGCCATAAGGAAGCTGACATCTATGGAGTCTCAG ACTGATGATCTCATCAAATTGTCCCAAGCTGCTAAGATCATGGAGCGGATGGTCAACCAGAATACATATGATGACATTGCTCAAG ATTTTAAGTACTATGACGATGCTGCTGATGAATACCGGGACCAGGTGGGTACCCTGCTGCCGCTCTGGAAGTTCCAAAATGACAAAGCCAAGCGCCTGTCCGTCACTGCCCTCTGCTG GAATCCAAAGTACAGGGATCTGTTTGCAGTGGGATATGGCTCTT ATGACTTCATGAAGCAGAGCCGGGGCATGCTGCTGCTCTACAGCCTGAAGAACCCCAGCTTCCCCGAGTACATGTTCGGCAGCAACAGTGGCGTCATGTGTCTCGACATCCACGTGGACCACCCCTACCTGGTGGCAGTGGGCCACTATGATGGCAACGTGGCCATTTACAACCTGAAGAAGCCCCACTCCCAGCCCTCCTTCTGCAGCTCAGCCAAGTCTGGCAAGCACTCAGACCCTGTGTGGCAG GTCAAGTGGCAGAAGGATGACATGGACCAAAACCTTAACTTCTTCTCTGTGTCATCTGACGGCAGGATTGTGTCTTGGACTCTCGTGAAG AGAAAGCTGGTTCACGTAGATGTCATCAAGCTGAAGGTGGAAGGCAGCACCACGGAAGTTCCTGAGGGGTTGCAGCTGCACCCAGTGG GTTGTGGCACTGCCTTTGACTTCCACAAAGAGATTGACTACATGTTCCTAGTGGGCACAGAGGAGGGAAAAATCTACAAG TGCTCTAAATCCTACTCCAGCCAATTCCTCGACACCTATGACGCCCACAACACGTCAGTGGACACTGTGTCCTGGAACCCATACCACACCAAGGTCTTCATGTCCTGCAGCTCCGACTGGACAGTGAAGATCTGGGACCACACCATCAA GACCCCGATGTTCATCTATGACCTGAACTCAGCCGTGGGTGATGTGGCCTGGGCGCCATACTCTTCTACTGTGTTCGCAGCAGTCACCACAGATGGGAAG GGGCAAGCCATCCAGGGTCCAGCCAAAAGAGGAATCATTCATCCCATGAGGCTTCAGGGAGGAAACGGAGCTGTTCACCTTGGAGGAGAAAGCACTCTGGGGGATGAGATGCCATGGAGCAGTTATTTCCTCTGCTGTATGGTGGGAAGCTAG
- the DNAI1 gene encoding dynein axonemal intermediate chain 1 isoform X6 — MLPASAKAPHKQPRKQSISIGRGTRKRDEDSGTEVGEGTDEWAQSKATVRPPDQLELTDAELKEEFTRILTANNPHAPQNIVRYSFKEGTYKPIGFVNQLAVHYTQVGNLIPKDSDEGRRQHYRDELVAGSQESVKVISETGDLEEDEEPKELETEPGSQTDVPAAGAGEKVTEEELMTPKQPKERKLTNQFNFSERASQTYNNPVRDRECQTEPPPRTNFSATANQWEIYDAYVEELEKQEKTKEKEKAKTPVAKKSGKMAIRKLTSMESQTDDLIKLSQAAKIMERMVNQNTYDDIAQDFKYYDDAADEYRDQVGTLLPLWKFQNDKAKRLSVTALCWNPKYRDLFAVGYGSYDFMKQSRGMLLLYSLKNPSFPEYMFGSNSGVMCLDIHVDHPYLVAVGHYDGNVAIYNLKKPHSQPSFCSSAKSGKHSDPVWQVKWQKDDMDQNLNFFSVSSDGRIVSWTLVKRKLVHVDVIKLKVEGSTTEVPEGLQLHPVGCGTAFDFHKEIDYMFLVGTEEGKIYKCSKSYSSQFLDTYDAHNTSVDTVSWNPYHTKVFMSCSSDWTVKIWDHTIKTPMFIYDLNSAVGDVAWAPYSSTVFAAVTTDGKGQAIQGPAKRGIIHPMRLQGGNGAVHLGGESTLGDEMPWSSYFLCCMVGS, encoded by the exons AGCATCAGCATAGGCAGAGGAACCAGGAAGAGA GATGAAGATTCAGGGACTGAAGTGGGAGAAGGCACAGATGAATGGGCCCAATCCAAAGCCACAGTTAGACCCCCTGACCAGCTGGAGTTGACCGATGCG GAGTTAAAGGAGGAGTTCACTCGGATTTTGACAGCCAACAACCCACATGCACCCCAGAACATTGTCAGGTACAGCTTCAAA GAAGGCACATATAAGCCTATTGGCTTTGTGAACCAACTGGCAGTTCACTACACCCAGGTTGGGAACCTGATCCCCAAAGACTCAGATGAAGGACGGAGGCAGCATTACCGCGATGAATTAGTGGCAG GTTCTCAGGAGTCTGTCAAGGTGATTTCAGAAACAGGAGACCTCGAAGAAGATGAAGAGCCCAAGGAGTTAGAAACTGAGCCTGGGAGTCAAACAGATGTGCCTGCAGCTGGG GCAGGTGAAAAAGTGACTGAAGAAGAATTGATGACTCCTAAGCAGCCCAAGGAGAGAAAGCTCACTAACCAGTTCAACTTCAGTGAGAGGGCCTCACAGACCTACAACAACCCTGTCCGG GATCGAGAATGCCAGACGGAGCCTCCTCCCAGGACAAACTTTTCAGCCACAGCCAATCAG TGGGAGATCTATGATGCCTATGTAGAGGAACTTGAGAAGCAGGAAAAGaccaaagagaaggagaaggcaaAGACCCCAGTGGCTAAAAAATCAGGGAAGATGGCCATAAGGAAGCTGACATCTATGGAGTCTCAG ACTGATGATCTCATCAAATTGTCCCAAGCTGCTAAGATCATGGAGCGGATGGTCAACCAGAATACATATGATGACATTGCTCAAG ATTTTAAGTACTATGACGATGCTGCTGATGAATACCGGGACCAGGTGGGTACCCTGCTGCCGCTCTGGAAGTTCCAAAATGACAAAGCCAAGCGCCTGTCCGTCACTGCCCTCTGCTG GAATCCAAAGTACAGGGATCTGTTTGCAGTGGGATATGGCTCTT ATGACTTCATGAAGCAGAGCCGGGGCATGCTGCTGCTCTACAGCCTGAAGAACCCCAGCTTCCCCGAGTACATGTTCGGCAGCAACAGTGGCGTCATGTGTCTCGACATCCACGTGGACCACCCCTACCTGGTGGCAGTGGGCCACTATGATGGCAACGTGGCCATTTACAACCTGAAGAAGCCCCACTCCCAGCCCTCCTTCTGCAGCTCAGCCAAGTCTGGCAAGCACTCAGACCCTGTGTGGCAG GTCAAGTGGCAGAAGGATGACATGGACCAAAACCTTAACTTCTTCTCTGTGTCATCTGACGGCAGGATTGTGTCTTGGACTCTCGTGAAG AGAAAGCTGGTTCACGTAGATGTCATCAAGCTGAAGGTGGAAGGCAGCACCACGGAAGTTCCTGAGGGGTTGCAGCTGCACCCAGTGG GTTGTGGCACTGCCTTTGACTTCCACAAAGAGATTGACTACATGTTCCTAGTGGGCACAGAGGAGGGAAAAATCTACAAG TGCTCTAAATCCTACTCCAGCCAATTCCTCGACACCTATGACGCCCACAACACGTCAGTGGACACTGTGTCCTGGAACCCATACCACACCAAGGTCTTCATGTCCTGCAGCTCCGACTGGACAGTGAAGATCTGGGACCACACCATCAA GACCCCGATGTTCATCTATGACCTGAACTCAGCCGTGGGTGATGTGGCCTGGGCGCCATACTCTTCTACTGTGTTCGCAGCAGTCACCACAGATGGGAAG GGGCAAGCCATCCAGGGTCCAGCCAAAAGAGGAATCATTCATCCCATGAGGCTTCAGGGAGGAAACGGAGCTGTTCACCTTGGAGGAGAAAGCACTCTGGGGGATGAGATGCCATGGAGCAGTTATTTCCTCTGCTGTATGGTGGGAAGCTAG